ccatgATATTAATGTggaaacacgaggtgcacacacttcataagccaaaaagatatatatcatcccaaaatcatatgccaatgggaagaagggctctaataatttataaagtatacacaccatttttaatttatcaaagtaggataaaccatcccaaaaATAGCTTCCATAAACATGCAAACAAGTTTTTTCAACCAGCTTATTTAGCACAAGCTAAGCTTTAGATGGGTTTACCATCTAATCATCTATTTGTACCTAATTAAGCTAAAATTATCCAAGAAACTATTTTGCTAAACACCCTTTTAAAATTACTCATTACCTTAAGACTAGTGATGTTCAATGGGCTGGGTCGGGGCGATCGGGTAAAAAATTAAACTGGTCATGTCGGACGGGTCATGTCAAATGTTAAACGGGTCAGCGCGGGTCAATGCCCGTTTAAATCCGACCCACTTTGACCcgatttttaaaagttcataaaatagctttttttattatactttacgGCCCATTGGATCGACCcacttatgtatataataatatcatttaaaaatataaaaaaaaggggtaaattttttttcgcaattaattcttataattatccaACTCGGCCCGACCCTTTACACCAAGGCCCGTTAATGACTCGCCCCTTCATTGACCCGACCCACAAAGAACCCGTTAAAATGTGACCAACCCTTAACCCGTTGGGTCGACCCGCCtcattgaacacctctacttaaCACTGACTACAATGTGATCAATATACAGTGGATCATCATGCTTGAGCCTTTCATGGATTTGCTGCAGTATAGGGTGCACAAACTGCACTCTGAACCTCAAAAAACCGCAATGCTGTGCCTGTTATTCGTGTCCTTCGAGTGAATGCTGTTCGTGCATCAGCTGTTCCATACCAAAGTGCAGCTGTTGGTGTAGTAATCCTTTCTCGTGCAGCTGTTTCAAGAATCCATGCTGCGGAAGCTATGAAAGTTGCTGCACTTTGAAGCCCCCTCCGTGCTTCGACTGTTGTAGCTGTAAATGTAAATGTGCTTGCCTAAAAAACCCAACATGTTCGGAGATATGCAGTTGCGAGTGCAACTGCCGATGCGCTTGTCCGAAATGCTCATCATGTTCGGGTTTATGCAATTGGAAATGCCCAAGATGTTCAGATATATGCAATTACTGTTTAGGGTGTGTAGGCTGTATAACAAATTGTTGCTGTTGTGATGACTGTTTTATATGCTGTTAGCTTTTTCATTTAAGATGTGCAATCGTGAAGTGTCTTTTGTCCTTTCTTCAAAATTCCAATGCAgcaattttcattattcttcAATGTATAAAAGTGcaaaatatacatatttttttttatcagctagtctcttaagagaccgtctttttgagAGGCGTATCttaagcccaacccattaaagattaatgtttacttatcgtatttttaatgcctaattacattattcttaatacttacttaccCTATCCTTAACGCCTACTTTCagtatcttaaatgtctacttacatcattcttaatgtctatttacaatatttttaaaaatataaaatggacCAGTTCAAATTAGAGATGATATCtcaaagagactgtctctcacaagaTCTTGTATTTTGTGATTGTAGATAAGTTTTTATAAAAACTTCATCTTACTTGAGGAATAATAACATCCTAATAGTGAATAAACTCATTAATTGTAAACTGAACCAGACCATGACCAAACcatttcaatttgatttggtttggtgTCTAATATAGTCTAATTAAGTGTAGAAAAGTTCATGACCATATTTTTTTGGTCTGATTTTAGGGTAAATTCTTATCCAGCCCCATCTTCAATGAACTTGTGCAAACATTCAACTCAGCAGTTGATGATAAAGCTTGTGTTCTCGGCTATAGAAACTCTACGGTCTTCCATACCATTGCAAATGTTTGTGAAATCATACAAAAGGATGATTGCTTTCATACAAGTCATAATTAACGGTAAAAATCTTATATAGACTCAGTCCATACTATTTTAGAGTTCACCAACCTAATAATAAGTATTCTTAGTAATTATACttgtcaaataaaaatatttactattttaatacctCCTATTAAAATCGGTACACACTAAAATAGTATAGACCAAGTTCATACAACACTTTCTATAAGGCCATCCATTAATGACATGAAGTCAATTTAGTTAGATATGCTCGTATTTAGTCAAGTCAAGACACCCACCAACACTACAATTTGTTTACCATTGATGAGATGCAAATGTTGTTTACCATTAAAATTCCCTTCTACTACATAATTTACCATTAAACAGGCGCTGAAGGTTTTCCCGGCCCGAAAACATCAAATTTAGCGGGCCAGATATTCTTTCTACCTATGATTAGTAACTCTATTAGCAGATCTAATACAATCCCTTAAAATGTAAGAAGTAAAAAAACACACAACTTTGATGCCACCAATACCCATATCGAGATTCTTGAGCATATGCTTCTCCTTTCATACCACATTTTACCGCGGCTAGCAATCATCTTGAAGCGAGTAATGTTGCGGAAAATGCAACGACTCTGGTTTTCGGTAGAAGACAACTTTTACATTGTCCGAGTCCATGTAAAAGAAACCGGACTTCTAACATGGTTAGTCTTACTACTCCATAAAAGTGAACCGAAAGCACTTTTAGTAGGGGGTGGTGTTTTTCCCCTCCTCACAACAAATGTAACTGTGTATTTCTTCTTCTCACCAACGCTCCTGAAAACAAGCGTTGAAGGCCTAACCTTCACACCGATGGATGGGGGTGCATCAACTTTAACTTGATACAGAGCACGTGCATCACCTACATTGGTTAGTTCGCGAGTATACCTCATGACTCGGGACTTATCAAAAACGACAGAGAAGGACGGGTAGTTTAGCTGGCCAGGGTCAGACAATTTCCTCGAACAAGTAATGTTTGGCCTCTTGGCAACTATCTGGCGGTGCAACGGGGTGTAATCCAAGGAACATAGGAAGGCAATGTAGTCATCAACTGAGATGTCGTACACTAATCCTGGCGACATGGCCTTGTGGGGATCGACATGACCAGCTCCATGAGCCCAGGGGGTAGAGAGTGATCCATCAGTAGCATCCCGAAGTGGGTTTTGCAAGTTGTCGTGGTTGTAGGCGGTGGTCATGAGAGCAGATTTGATAGCACTCGGACTCCACTCCGGATGTGCCGCTTTCAACAATGCAGCCAGCCCACTAATATGTGGGCATGACATCGATGTGCCTGTAAATCATGGCATATACTGAGTCAACGACATTACTATCTCTTGAATGATTGGATTAAAAGAAAGTACCTCTTAAAAAGAGTGATCATCATCATATCACGGTAATCAAAAACGACATTATCCCCAAACAAGAGCATACAACATCAAGGAAAAccttttcaaaatgaaaaacatcATTTAAAGATGGGGGACCAATTAAgttgaaagaaaataaaagtacTCCAATTCTAAGAAGCCCTTATAAACAGCGGATCATGATTCACGAAGATGCAGCAACTTTTTCAAAGCATTAGTAGTAAGCTTCATCATTGTGATCAAAGCACCAAAGAGAAATCTTCTTAGTATCATGGCAAAGACAATAATGACTCCAAATTTGTTTGCCACCATATAATCCCCACATATTATAGATGTTAGCATGCTAGTAAAGAACTTTCAGCTATGTCCAAATCTCCTTTACATTCGAAACCAGAATATGCTTT
This genomic stretch from Amaranthus tricolor cultivar Red isolate AtriRed21 chromosome 9, ASM2621246v1, whole genome shotgun sequence harbors:
- the LOC130824302 gene encoding guanine nucleotide-binding protein subunit gamma 3-like isoform X1; the encoded protein is MATDAQASGSGSGSGSGSGSGPSSMFQSLPPPRPKSPPDLHGRRREMIRLQTLEREISSLEEELKFAHRLQPSSRCCKEIVDFFAANADPLVPTNRKLRMSCRLWKWLCGSSCLSLSWICCSIGCTNCTLNLKKPQCCACYSCPSSECCSCISCSIPKCSCWCSNPFSCSCFKNPCCGSYESCCTLKPPPCFDCCSCKCKCACLKNPTCSEICSCECNCRCACPKCSSCSGLCNWKCPRCSDICNYCLGCVGCITNCCCCDDCFICC